The sequence ggcccAATCAGCGCTGGATCCGCCGCCGGGCGCGTGCTTAAAGCcgggcgcgcggggcggggggagggtgggCGCGCGGCGCCGCGGGATGTGGGCGCGCGCGCTGCTGGCCTGCGCGGCGCTGTGCGTGTGCGCGCGCgcctggcccggcggcgccgtgtgcgcgcggcgggcggcgggcgcgggcggcGCGCGCTACGTGGCCTTCCTgagcgccggccccggccccggccccggcccggccgccctgGTGGAGAGCACCTGGGCCGGGCGCGGCCGCCTCCGCGCCTGCTGGACCCGCCGCGACCCGCGCCTGGTCCGCGCTTTCCGCGCCGCCTGCGCCCGCCGCCCGCACGCCGCCCCCGGCGCCGCGCTGCGGCGGGACTTGGCCGCGCTCTGGCGGCACCGGGCCGCCTGCGCCGACCCCGCGCCGCCCGCagggctccccccccgccgccgccgccggcggggctggACGCTGCCGGGCACGCTGTGGTGCGGCGCCGGCAACTCGGCAGGAAACGCCAGCGAGCTGGGtacgggggcgggcgggggcggcggcggcgggcgcgcgcCCCCCACCCTCCCGGCGGGGCCGCGCTCACCGGCTGCCGCCCGCAGGTCTGTTCCGCGGCCCCGACCGCTGCTGCCGGGAGCATGACCAGTGCTCGGCGCAGATCGCGGCGCTGCAGTTCAACTACGGCATCCGCAACTACCGCCTTCACACCGTCTCCCACTGCGACTGCGACGCCAGGTGCGCCGGCGGCCGGGCCGAGAGCGGGGGGGCCACGCCGGGGGCCGCCGGGCCTCTTCACCGACCCCGTCTCCCCCGCAGGTTCCGGCAGTGCCTGCTGGCCCTCAACGACACCATCTCCAACATCATCGGCGTCACCTTCTTCAACCTGCTGGAGGTGCCGTGCTTCGTGCTGGAGGAGAGCGAGGAGTGCGTCCAGTGGCACTGGTGGGGAGGGTGAGTGCCCTGGGGgcggcccccccgcgccccgcctgCCTGCCCcgagggctgcagcagggcacgTCTGGGGCTGGTGTGCGGGGCCTTATGGCACGCGGTGTCCCCAGGTGTGAGCGTTACGGTGTGGTACCCCTGGCCAGGATGGTGCAGCAGAATCAGTACCACCACAGCCTGCCCGCGCAGGAGACGGGCAGCCCTGCTGCGCAGCCCCCGGGCAAGGGAAGGAAGTCCTCTAGAGTAGGGCGCAAGCGGCTCCGACAAGGACTGGGGCAAAAGCCTGGGCTCCTCCAGGCACAGAGACCTGCGACAGCCCAACAGCCGTGGGGCCCAGGTGCCTTGTCCCCTGCGTCCGCCAGGGACAAGGCTGAGCCCACAACCAGGCACCCAGCAGCGCAGTGGAGGCTGGAGCCCAGTGCCCCACCAGCAGTGACCGTGTTAGAACAGGACTTTGCTGGAAGAAAGCGACTGCCAGGAGGAGCACagcacggggctgggggctcaGCGCGCCCTGCCTGCATGGCCCGCACTCAGGATGGCAGCATCAGATCCAGCCTGGCCGCAGGGTGCTGCGGAGCCACCCTTGTGCCCGCCGTGGAGGAGCGCAGGCGGCCCGGTGAGTCAGTGCTGGGGGCAGAGCGTGCACTGCGGCGGGCAGAGCGCGCACCGGGCGTCCCAAGGCCTCAGCCCGGTGCAGCTGCGTGCCAGCAGAGCCCCTCACCACCCCGCTGTCCTCAGGCCTGCCCAGGGCGTGCAGGCGCTACAAGCACCTGGATAAGTGCAAGCACCAGATCGCCCCTCATGAAGTGAAGTACCAGCTGCGCAACACGGGCACCCAGATGCTCTTCCACTGCAACTGCACTCGCAGGTGCGTGCCCAGGAGGAAAAGGCAGGGCTTTTCCCACCATCGCAGGGCACTGTGCAGACAGTTTGGGGTCAGGTGAGGTGGGACCCAGCCACATGCCCaccctggccagcagctgctgactgctgccctcctgtgcccgcaggctggcacggtcccTGCGCAGGGCGAGGGACCTCAGTGGCATGGAGGTGGCTGTCCTGGCTGACCACATGGCCATGAACTGCTTTGTTCTGGAGCCGACCACTGACTGCAGCCCAGGCAAGGGGCCACAGGACAAGTAAGTGAGGAGGGTCAAGGGAGGGTGGCCTGTGTGGGGCTTCCTACCCTGCGTGGGCAGGAGGGATGCCCTGGTGGGGCTGGGTGCTGTCCTGCAGGCTTGGCATGAAGTTGGCATTGCAAGCGTTAGCCCCTGTGCTGCTGCGTTGTGAGTGGTGGGTGGACAGCAATGGCTGTCAGTGCTGCAGTGTTACAGTGATGCTCACAGCTTTGCTTCTCCGGCAGCTGTAACACAACAACCCGAGCTGTGCTAGTACCTGCGCGGCACCTCAAAAAGACCCTGAGGTGCTGGGGTCTTCCTCATGCGACCTCCAAGGCCAAGCATCCAGACTGGAAGACACAGGACAGTGGTGACACCCTCTATGAGCGATGCCTGCAGCTGGCCTTGGAGCAGAAGCCGGGTGCTTATGTGGTGCCCCGATGATGCCCGAGAAGCACTGCCTTGCATGGGGAGGAGGACATGCTGTGCAGCAGCCACAGAGTGGAGATGCTTGATTTCTGGTTCTTGAGACAAAGGATGGCACTGAGCATGGCTGCTGGCATGActatggagctggggggggtcacagcTGGAGCAGAGGGACTGAGAAGCCACTcaaggagctgtggctgcaggggGTGGCTATAGCTGCCACTCATAAGCACCAAAGCGCAGGGAAAGGAACAGGAGGGCTTGGGAAAGGGGAAACTCAGTATCTCCCTTCCCTGTTGTCCCAGGAGGGTATGGCAGGTTCCCCCCACCCTTGGATTTGTGCCTCTTCAGCtggcaggggggaaggggggaaagggcaGGGGGCAAGCCCTGTAGGGTGATCCTGGCCCCCTTCCCCAGACAGGCTGGGAGGGGATCAGGGAGGGCTGGGGTCTGCTCTGGTTCCCAGCCCTAGAGCAAGGAGCGGGTAGCAGCCAGGGGCaggcccagggctctgtgtgcagCAGAAGATGAATAAAGGGTGATGTGAGCATGGTGTGTGGTGCCAGGGCTGAGCCCGCTGCTCCTGTTCACACTgcgcgcccccccacccccggggctgATCTTGCACGCCTGCAGTAAGCACAGTGCAGCTGGGGTGGGCCAGGATGgtttattttgtcatttgcaCTACGTCCAAGGCTGAGGCACAAtggaggcagcagggaaggagcaaGCTTTGATCTCAGGGGTACCCTGGGGTGGTCCTCACTCTATGCCCATCACCATTGCCACCAGAACCCTGCCCTGGCCTCCTGTCCCACCCCAGGTGCGAGGCCAGCCTTTCTCCCATAGGACTGAAGGGTCTTGCACTTTGAATTTCACAAGGGGCttcccccctacacacacacactggaCCAGCCTTGCCCTCCCCTGTGACgcctcccagccctgcaagggccagggcagcagctcaggctggggggagcagggggaggcccCTGCCAGGCACACAACCGGGGTGAGGGGTCACTGCAATAAATAAGGGAGGGACGTCTCAGCAGGAAAGTACACAGCAAGGGTGCTACAGGGAAGGGGGCCACTGCATCAGCGGCCCATGGCACAGCTATGGCTGTCCAGCTCCTGGGGGCTCCTTCCCTCCTTTGGGGAAGTGCTGCAgcctggggggctggtggggctcaTCCTCCGGCAGGGGTAGCCCTGATCTGCACTCTCCCTCCGCCGGCCCATGGCCTGGTCAATCATCTCCAGGCGGAGAGCGGGCAGCAGGCCCAGGTTCCTGGGGTCAGCCCTGGCCAGGGGGTTGTCAGCAGAGACATGCCGGGGGCCACCCCGCTCCTGCACAGTCTGGTAGAAGGAGCTGCCCTCCTGGCTGTCGGCTGCCCGCCCTAGCTCCTTGGCTTTGGCTCCACAgcaccccagctcctcctggggcaggtgGATGGTGGGGATGTCCCCAGGGAGGCCTCGGCGGCTCTGGGGTGAAGGGCTGCGGCTTGTACCCCTGTCCCTGCTCGACGGGCGCAGGATGAGGCCTTGGAACTTGGCCAGGCTGGGGCTTCGGCTCCGGTGCCGTTTCATCTTGCCCGGGCTGGGGCTACGGGATTTGGGGGCCAGCAGGACAAGCGTGCTGTCATCCTCCTCttctgagctgctgcctgagctgtctgtggggctgctgccctcctccGACCTGGGCAGGGAGATCTGTACCCCTGCATCAGCACTGCTGGCTGATCCAcacagggggctgtgggggaccCCTACACACATACCCCctgcctccctcagcccctcACCCTTGCCTCTTGGCCATGCTGACCTGGAAGGGCTCAGTCACGCCAGCGATGCTGCTGGAGGTGTTGCTGTAGTATCCAAGTATGTACTCGCCCTTCCCCTTGGGAAGCACCTCCTCCGAGAACATCACCTGCAGCCCAGAGACAACTGATGGGCACCAGGGATGGGCACCAGGGATGCCCCTTCCCACTTCCAGCCCCAACTGAGAGCAGAAATCCCTGATGCCAGCACAGTGGGCCTACCCAAGGCTCAGCACAAAATAATAaggagctgccctcctgccccatgaGGGGCACAGAGGGGCCGTTGTCCCCCCACCATGGGGCACATGCGCCCAGCGAGACAGCAGGGTTGGCCCCAGCTCACCTGTGCAcacagctgcttctccaggcaGCGCTCTCCGTCATCGCTCCTGGCCCAGACATAGGACACGTAGTCTTTAGGATGCCGAAAACCCACCTGTGTGCGCGTACATGGGAGAACGCAGGTGAACAAGGGAACATCAGCCCTGCTCGGCACCATCTGCCACACCTGGACTTTGCTCTCCTCTCGCTCAACCCCCTCTCCTTGCACAGGAGCTGCCTGGCACCCACCCCGCAGTGCCCTGGCCCCCAGGAGTGCCAGGCTTTGAACCCCACGGGGCCCAGAAcaagaggaagaaggagctgCTGGATCCGAGCCTCATGAAgcagggccaaatcctgctgctCCGAGGGCCCGCAAGAGCAGAGAGCACAGGTCCACGCCACGCACTCCTGTGTCCACTGGCAGGGGGTAGCTCAGAAGGGACCCCCGCGGTGCTATGCAGtgctccccaccccctccagcccccaagCCCCTACCCGGTAGAGTCCTATCCAGTCCCAGGAGCTCCGGTGGAAGCCAGCAGCCATCTTGTACCTGACAACTGCTTGCTCAGGCCTGCTCCATTCGTCAGCCACATAAATCTCAACCGGAGGCTTGTCTGCCTTGGAAGCAAACTGTCAGAGACACATACATGGTAAACAAGGGCATGCCAAAGAGAGCCGCCCCTGCTGCCCAGGGTGCCTGGCTAGGGCTGGGCCCTCACGCATAGACCAACAGCAGGCCCCAGCCACAGTGGCAAGACAGCCAAGCttaccaaacaaaaacaaaataagccCCACACACCCCATCACACGCTGCACACGCTGGCTGGGCTTCTCACCCCTGTAGCTCCTGTCTGTGTGCCCCACGGCTGTGGGCAGTGCTCACCTGCACTGCAAAGATGGCAGCTACCGGCTTGTGGTCGCTGATGCTGTACTCCATGTGGCTGCAGTAGCAGAGCTGGCTCACCGACAGGACGCTCCGGCTGGGCCGGCGCCCGCCCGCACCAAGCCCGACACTGGGAGATTTGATCTT comes from Larus michahellis chromosome 13, bLarMic1.1, whole genome shotgun sequence and encodes:
- the PLA2G3 gene encoding group 3 secretory phospholipase A2; translated protein: MWARALLACAALCVCARAWPGGAVCARRAAGAGGARYVAFLSAGPGPGPGPAALVESTWAGRGRLRACWTRRDPRLVRAFRAACARRPHAAPGAALRRDLAALWRHRAACADPAPPAGLPPRRRRRRGWTLPGTLWCGAGNSAGNASELGLFRGPDRCCREHDQCSAQIAALQFNYGIRNYRLHTVSHCDCDARFRQCLLALNDTISNIIGVTFFNLLEVPCFVLEESEECVQWHWWGGCERYGVVPLARMVQQNQYHHSLPAQETGSPAAQPPGKGRKSSRVGRKRLRQGLGQKPGLLQAQRPATAQQPWGPGALSPASARDKAEPTTRHPAAQWRLEPSAPPAVTVLEQDFAGRKRLPGGAQHGAGGSARPACMARTQDGSIRSSLAAGCCGATLVPAVEERRRPGLPRACRRYKHLDKCKHQIAPHEVKYQLRNTGTQMLFHCNCTRRLARSLRRARDLSGMEVAVLADHMAMNCFVLEPTTDCSPGKGPQDNCNTTTRAVLVPARHLKKTLRCWGLPHATSKAKHPDWKTQDSGDTLYERCLQLALEQKPGAYVVPR